TCCGTTCGAGCTGAAGCCGCAGCACGTAGAGCACATCGCACCATTCGATCGCCTCCTCGATCGAGTCCAGCCGCTGCACGCCCAGCTCCTCGATCCCGGCCGGGATCAGCGTGCGCGGCCCGCACACGGCGACGTCGGCCCCGCACTTCAGGAGGCCCCAGATGTTCGAGCGCGCGACTCGGGAGTGGAGGATGTCGCCGACGATGCACACGCGCCGGCCCGCGATGGCCCCGAACCGGTCCCGGATCGTCAACAGGTCGAGGAGCGCCTGTGTGGGATGCTCGTGCTGACCGTCGCCGGCGTTGATGACGTTGGAGGGAATCCGGTCCGCGAGGAACTTCGCCGCGCCGGACGATCCGTGACGCACGACGACCATGTGAATCCTCATCGCCTCGAGGTTGCGCGCCGTGTCGACGAGCGTCTCGCCCTTCTGCACGGAGGAGCCCGCGGAGGAGATGTTCACCGTATCGGCAGAGAGCCGCTTCTCCGCGAACTCGAAG
This is a stretch of genomic DNA from Candidatus Palauibacter polyketidifaciens. It encodes these proteins:
- a CDS encoding aspartate carbamoyltransferase catalytic subunit; the protein is MTTQGRELEFGKDLIGLESLTGGQIEAILDTAEPFKEISERKIKKVPVLRGQTIVNLFLEPSTRTRISFEFAEKRLSADTVNISSAGSSVQKGETLVDTARNLEAMRIHMVVVRHGSSGAAKFLADRIPSNVINAGDGQHEHPTQALLDLLTIRDRFGAIAGRRVCIVGDILHSRVARSNIWGLLKCGADVAVCGPRTLIPAGIEELGVQRLDSIEEAIEWCDVLYVLRLQLERMEGGYVPSLREYNRVFGVSSERLGRAGDEMIVLHPGPMNRGVEIDSDVADGPRSVILPQVTNGVAVRMAVLYLLAGGRPEWAEDAKGAGP